ATAACGAGCCCCTTGGTTTTCAGCGTCATTGAGTATCGAACATCCCTATCGAGTTTATGAATCCGGCTCTGTTGCGCCAGTTTTCCTTGACCTTGACGCGCGTCTGCAGGTTGACCTTGCAGCCGAAGAACGCTTCGCAGTCGATACGCGCGGCGGTCATGGTCTTCTTTATCAGCGAGCCGTTTTTGCCTATGATTATGCCTTTGTGGCTGTCCTTTTCGCAGTAGATGACCGCGGAAATATCGAGAATGCCGCTGTCGCGCGTCGAGAACTGCTCGATCTCGACGGCTATCCCGTGCGGGATCTCGTGGTCGAGCGAAAGCAGCAGCTTCTCGCGTATCAGCTCGGCGGCGATAACGCGGTCGGGCTGGTCGGTAACGGCGTCGTCAGGGAAAAAGTGCGGCGACGGCACGGCGAACTTTTTCAGCTCCGCCTTCAGCTCGTCGACTCCCTCGCCGGTCTCGGCGCTGATGGGGAGGACGGCTTCGAAATCGAACTGTCCGGAAAGCTCCGCGATGACCGGAAGCAGCGCTTCCTTTTCGCGCAGCGTGTCTATCTTGTTGACGCAGAGTATGACCGGAACGCCGCTTTTCTTCAATCGCTCGAGGAACTCGCCGACGGGCGAAAGTCCCGCGCCCTGCGGCTCGCAAAGGAGCAGCGCGGCGTCGACTCCGGAGGCGGCCTCGCCGACCGTCTTTATCATACCTTCGCCGAGCAGTGTGCGCGGCTTGTGGATGCCGGGAGTGTCGAGGAAGACGAACTGCGTTTCGCCCTCGGTGACGACTCCGGTCACGCGGGTGCGCGTCGTCTGCGGTTTGGGGGAAACGATGGCGATCTTCTCGCCGACCATCCTGTTGAGAAGCGTGGACTTGCCCACGTTCGGCACGCCGAGTATCGCGGCGAAAACGCTCTGTGTCATATTACTTTTCCTTTCTGTGTCTTCCGGCGAGCGCAACGAAAACGACCGCTCCGGCGAGCGCGGCGGCGAAGACCGCTATCGCCCAC
The DNA window shown above is from Clostridia bacterium and carries:
- the era gene encoding GTPase Era yields the protein MTQSVFAAILGVPNVGKSTLLNRMVGEKIAIVSPKPQTTRTRVTGVVTEGETQFVFLDTPGIHKPRTLLGEGMIKTVGEAASGVDAALLLCEPQGAGLSPVGEFLERLKKSGVPVILCVNKIDTLREKEALLPVIAELSGQFDFEAVLPISAETGEGVDELKAELKKFAVPSPHFFPDDAVTDQPDRVIAAELIREKLLLSLDHEIPHGIAVEIEQFSTRDSGILDISAVIYCEKDSHKGIIIGKNGSLIKKTMTAARIDCEAFFGCKVNLQTRVKVKENWRNRAGFINSIGMFDTQ